ACGCTGGGCGACCGCGGCTGCGACATCTCCACGCTCGACGTCACCGACGACGAGGACGTCGAGCGCGTCGTCTCCCGGATCGTCGACGAGCACGGCCGCATCGACTGTCTCGTCAACAACGCCGGCTACGCCCAGTTCGGCCCCGTCGAGGACGTTCCTGTCGACCGGGTCCACGACCAGTTCGACGTCAACGTCTACGGTCCCCACCGCCTGACACGAGCCGTGCTCCCGCACATGCGCGAGCAGGAGGAGGGGACGATCGTCAACGTCTCCAGCGTCGCCGGCCGCCTCGCCATCCCCGGCGGTGGCGTCTACTGCGCCTCGAAGTTCGCCCTCGAAGCGATGAGCGACGCGCTCCGCGTCGAAGTCGACGACAAGGGGGTCGACGTCGTCCTGATCGAACCGGGGCCGGTCGACACCCAGTTCGACCAGCGCGCCGCCGACGAAGTCGACGGCGAACTCGACCGCTCGGAGGCGTACGACTCGTTCTACAAGGCGTTCGACGACAGCCAGGCCGTCAGCGGGGGCGGGTTCTGGGAGGAGACCCCCGAACGGGTCGCCGAGGATATCGTCAACGCGGCGTCGGCGACGAAGCCCGCCGCCCGGTACCCCGTCGGGACCGTCGCCCGCGTGGGCGTGCTGGCACGGTTCGTCCCCGACTCGCTCCGCGACAAGGCGTTCGGCCTGGTTCGAAAGCTCTCCTGAACGCCCAAACGACTAGGTTGCCGACGCCTCATCCGCGGTCGGACCCCACCGACGGGTACCGCAGTCGACGCGCGTCGGGTGCCGACTACGTCCCCTGTCGTCGGCAGTCGCGTGCGATCGGTCCGCTCGCTTCCGACCGAATTGTCCGCTTGACCCGCACCTGAAGACGCGGGTATGCGCTCGCACTATGTATCAGGCGGCAGTCCCTCTCGGGTCTCGGACACACGAAAAACATGTATCCGGCGGTCAAGCCCCGGGGAATTCTCCTCGACAGCCTGTAAAGAACTCGATCTGCGATGGGCTGGTTCCTCCGTGACACGGCAGGTATCGCGATGGTGCTCGCGATCACGTTTGCAGCCGCGAGAGCCGTCGAA
This Salinigranum marinum DNA region includes the following protein-coding sequences:
- a CDS encoding SDR family oxidoreductase, which codes for MHPKTVLITGCSSGIGRATALAFLDEEWEVYATARNPADIETLGDRGCDISTLDVTDDEDVERVVSRIVDEHGRIDCLVNNAGYAQFGPVEDVPVDRVHDQFDVNVYGPHRLTRAVLPHMREQEEGTIVNVSSVAGRLAIPGGGVYCASKFALEAMSDALRVEVDDKGVDVVLIEPGPVDTQFDQRAADEVDGELDRSEAYDSFYKAFDDSQAVSGGGFWEETPERVAEDIVNAASATKPAARYPVGTVARVGVLARFVPDSLRDKAFGLVRKLS